The genomic interval ACCATCAGTGCTCTGGGTTATGCCGGGTTTGTGTTGATTATTTTCGGGGTGGTCATGTCACAAAGATTCCGACGGAAAGCATGACCATCCATTACTTCTGAAAGCAGTAATTCCATATCAAATTCGTCATCTGCTTTTTATCAAATTGTCGGGAATAACTTTGGTCAACGAAATAATCCGGGCCGGGAACAGGTTCGGTGGTTTTTTGTTTTAAACGATACCAAAGCCAATCGAAGGAGAATAAATGCGAAAGAGCTTTTTTATTATTCTGGCCATTATAATCGTCTTGCCGCTGGGACTCAGGGCCGAAGAAAAATTCAAGGTGGGCGATGCGGTGCCTATGTTTGATCTTCCTTACGCCACTAAAGATACTATCAATATGAAGGGAATAAATACCAATGATCTGAAAGGCCGTTGGTATTTGCTGGCCTTTTACCCGGCTTCATGGTCACCGGGTTGTACCAAAGAGATGTGTATTTTCCGTGACGAGTTCGCCGATTTCCGTGATCTGGATAT from Candidatus Zixiibacteriota bacterium carries:
- a CDS encoding redoxin domain-containing protein; this translates as MRKSFFIILAIIIVLPLGLRAEEKFKVGDAVPMFDLPYATKDTINMKGINTNDLKGRWYLLAFYPASWSPGCTKEMCIFRDEFADFRDLDIEILAISGDYVFTQYEWAKHNNFNFKLLADHTRKYGNKMGVYIDDYGMFQRSVFVVDPDGKFAYIDYEYSLENDKDYNALMQFLRSRAG